In Caloenas nicobarica isolate bCalNic1 chromosome 5, bCalNic1.hap1, whole genome shotgun sequence, a single genomic region encodes these proteins:
- the FSHB gene encoding follitropin subunit beta: protein MKTLNCYLLLFCWKAICCNSCQLTNITIAVEREECEFCITVNATWCSGYCFTRDPVYKYPPVSSLQQTCTFKEVVYETVKIPGCGDHPESFYSYPVATECHCETCDTDSTDCTVRGLGPSYCSFSQNGSNQ from the exons ATGAAGACACTTAATTGTTACCTGCTGTTATTTTGCTGGAAAGCAATTTGTTGCAACAGCTGTCAGCTCACCAATATTACTATAGCAGTGGAAAGAGAAGAATGTGAATTCTGCATTACGGTGAATGCCACGTGGTGCTCAGGATACTGCTTCACAAGG GATCCAGTATATAAATATCCACCAGTATCATCCCTTCAGCAAACATGTACCTTCAAGGAGGTTGTGTATGAAACAGTGAAGATCCCTGGCTGTGGTGATCACCCCGAATCTTTTTATTCGTACCCGGTAGCTACAGAGTGTCACTGTGAGACCTGCGACACGGACAGCACAGACTGCACCGTGAGGGGCCTGGGGCCATCCTACTGTTCCTTCAGCCAGAATGGAAGTAACCAATGA